A portion of the Planctomycetota bacterium genome contains these proteins:
- a CDS encoding amidophosphoribosyltransferase has protein sequence MSGLFGVVAKEDCWDYLFYGTDYQSHLGTEFGGLAVANGASITRRIHTISQAQFKSRFYDERQSLPGRLGIGVISANDPQPMMLLSRFGEFAVCIDGNIVNRDALVKELHAIGVSFGDPVRGKVNSAELVARLISLGDDIVDGIQKMYARIEGAVSVLVLTPDGVYAARDKLGHSPLVVGSDGNAWAVATESTAFPNLGLEVKKFLLPGEIVRITADGMEQREQGCESDQICSFLWIYTGFPASHYEGISVERVRENSGMSLARGDDVEADFVSGVPDSGIAHAIGYAMGRNIPYRRPLVKYTPGYGRSYTPPSQEIRDLVAKMKLVPIADVIRGHRIVICDDSIVRGTQFKNFTVKKLWESGARAVHVRIACPPLMFPCRYNISTRSIDELAARKAIHAIEGRAIEDVSEYLDPASDKHRQMVDWIAKDLTVTSLKYQTLDDMVACIGLPKEKLCTYCWNGCGKG, from the coding sequence ATGAGCGGACTCTTCGGCGTGGTGGCGAAGGAGGACTGCTGGGACTACCTGTTCTACGGCACCGACTACCAGTCGCACCTGGGCACCGAGTTCGGCGGCCTGGCCGTGGCGAACGGCGCCAGCATCACGCGGCGAATCCACACGATCAGCCAGGCGCAGTTCAAGAGCCGCTTCTACGACGAACGCCAGAGCCTGCCCGGGCGCCTCGGCATCGGCGTCATCAGCGCCAACGACCCGCAGCCGATGATGCTCCTCTCGCGCTTCGGCGAGTTCGCGGTGTGCATAGATGGGAACATCGTGAACCGCGACGCCCTGGTGAAGGAACTCCACGCGATCGGCGTGTCGTTCGGCGACCCTGTCCGCGGCAAGGTGAACTCCGCCGAACTGGTCGCCCGCCTCATCAGCCTGGGCGACGACATCGTGGACGGCATCCAGAAGATGTACGCGAGGATCGAGGGCGCCGTCTCGGTGCTGGTCCTGACCCCCGATGGCGTGTACGCGGCGCGCGACAAGCTGGGCCACAGCCCCCTCGTGGTCGGCTCCGACGGCAATGCGTGGGCCGTCGCCACCGAGTCCACCGCCTTCCCCAACCTGGGCCTCGAGGTGAAGAAGTTCCTGCTGCCCGGCGAGATCGTGCGCATCACCGCCGACGGCATGGAGCAGCGCGAGCAGGGGTGCGAGAGCGACCAGATCTGCTCGTTCCTGTGGATCTACACGGGCTTCCCGGCCTCGCACTACGAGGGGATCAGTGTCGAGCGCGTGCGCGAGAACAGCGGCATGTCGCTGGCCAGAGGCGACGACGTGGAGGCCGACTTCGTGTCGGGCGTGCCCGATTCGGGCATCGCGCACGCCATCGGCTATGCGATGGGCAGGAACATCCCCTATCGCCGCCCGCTCGTGAAGTACACGCCCGGCTACGGCCGCAGCTACACGCCCCCCTCCCAGGAGATCCGCGACCTGGTGGCCAAGATGAAGCTCGTGCCGATCGCCGACGTCATCCGCGGCCACCGCATCGTGATCTGCGACGACTCGATCGTCCGCGGCACGCAGTTCAAGAACTTCACCGTCAAGAAGCTCTGGGAGAGCGGGGCGCGAGCGGTCCACGTCCGCATCGCCTGTCCGCCGCTCATGTTCCCCTGCCGCTACAACATCTCCACGCGCAGCATAGACGAGTTGGCCGCCCGCAAGGCCATCCACGCCATCGAAGGCCGGGCCATCGAGGACGTGTCCGAATACCTCGACCCCGCCTCCGACAAGCATCGCCAGATGGTGGACTGGATTGCGAAGGACCTCACCGTCACGTCGCTCAAGTACCAGACGCTCGACGACATGGTGGCCTGCATCGGCCTGCCGAAGGAGAAGCTCTGCACCTATTGCTGGAACGGCTGCGGCAAGGGCTGA
- a CDS encoding EpsI family protein, protein MSVRRSTCLCAGLLGAVAVGYHAARLGGVGATPPTPLAMPLDQLPRELDGWAGRDIELSESVLRVAAADAYLRRDYKRPNGEAIALYIAFYGSVKDRIPHGPTVCYPYQGWTEELNEMVTLPSEARGFPELRVRRLLYSKAGARMAVLYWYVANGRQQADTTWQKFTAALRDLIGGGGAYVLQLMVSAPATGREGDPFARLQEFTQLAFPAVARHLPDASVVAPLAAGRAKPQD, encoded by the coding sequence GTGTCCGTCAGGAGAAGCACTTGCCTCTGCGCTGGCCTGCTCGGCGCCGTCGCCGTCGGGTACCACGCGGCCCGGCTCGGCGGCGTCGGGGCCACCCCGCCCACTCCCCTCGCAATGCCGCTCGACCAGCTTCCCAGGGAGCTCGACGGCTGGGCCGGCCGGGACATTGAGCTTTCGGAGAGCGTCCTGAGAGTCGCTGCCGCGGACGCTTATCTGCGCCGCGACTACAAGCGCCCCAACGGCGAGGCCATCGCCCTCTACATCGCCTTCTACGGCAGCGTGAAGGACCGTATCCCCCACGGCCCCACCGTCTGCTACCCCTACCAGGGGTGGACCGAGGAGCTCAACGAGATGGTCACCTTACCATCGGAAGCAAGAGGGTTCCCCGAGTTGAGGGTCCGCAGACTCCTCTACTCGAAGGCTGGCGCACGCATGGCGGTGCTCTACTGGTATGTGGCGAACGGCAGGCAGCAGGCGGACACCACGTGGCAGAAGTTCACGGCCGCCCTGCGCGACCTCATTGGGGGTGGCGGTGCCTACGTCCTCCAGCTCATGGTCAGTGCGCCCGCCACAGGGCGGGAGGGGGACCCGTTCGCGCGTCTCCAGGAGTTCACTCAGCTTGCCTTTCCCGCTGTCGCCAGGCACCTCCCCGACGCCTCTGTTGTCGCCCCTCTTGCCGCTGGACGTGCCAAGCCTCAGGACTGA
- the xrt gene encoding exosortase — protein MPSARAVRLSSIALLALPVLILYLDDWARLIPRWWSDPNYTHGFFVPLFALYFVWEKWGTLTTAEVRPSLLGLVPLLTGIAVKVWTLFYESPFVSCVSMIFVISGVVLLAAGRRVFRIVAVPILFLLLMMPLPTPVYNRIALPMRHFAAVVGAAVLQGIGIPVLREGNVLIMPEQTLEVAEACSGMRFLTGFIALGVAFAYLCRRPLWERIVLLASSVPIAILANALRVTVIALLTHWGFKSFVDGLPHSGTAMVLFAFSAALLWLEYYVLSHLFIEEPL, from the coding sequence ATGCCGAGCGCACGGGCGGTTCGCCTCTCAAGCATCGCCCTTCTGGCCCTGCCTGTCTTGATCCTGTACCTGGACGACTGGGCCCGACTCATCCCTCGGTGGTGGTCGGACCCGAACTACACCCACGGCTTCTTCGTGCCGCTTTTCGCCCTCTACTTCGTCTGGGAGAAGTGGGGCACTCTCACGACAGCAGAGGTCCGGCCCTCGCTTCTCGGGCTCGTGCCTCTGCTCACAGGGATCGCGGTCAAAGTCTGGACGCTATTCTACGAGTCCCCGTTCGTCTCCTGCGTCTCGATGATCTTCGTGATTTCCGGGGTCGTGCTCTTGGCCGCGGGGCGGAGGGTTTTCAGGATCGTCGCCGTGCCGATCCTCTTCCTGCTCCTGATGATGCCGCTGCCGACGCCGGTGTACAACCGCATCGCGCTTCCGATGCGGCACTTTGCTGCGGTGGTGGGCGCCGCCGTGCTTCAGGGCATCGGCATCCCTGTCCTGAGGGAAGGTAACGTGCTCATAATGCCGGAGCAGACATTGGAGGTTGCCGAGGCGTGCAGCGGGATGAGATTCCTCACAGGGTTCATTGCCCTGGGGGTTGCCTTTGCCTACCTGTGCCGGCGTCCCCTGTGGGAACGCATCGTCCTCCTCGCCTCCTCCGTGCCGATCGCCATCCTGGCGAACGCCTTGCGCGTGACGGTGATCGCGCTCCTCACCCACTGGGGGTTCAAGTCGTTCGTGGATGGCCTGCCCCACTCGGGCACTGCGATGGTCCTCTTCGCCTTCTCCGCAGCGTTGCTTTGGCTCGAGTACTACGTGCTCTCCCATCTATTCATCGAGGAACCCCTGTAG
- a CDS encoding PEP-CTERM sorting domain-containing protein: MKPILVLLGLFSAICLTAPHAVGDPFLLYEGTLTYTPPLDGSDTIESRGLKVGTKNNPSDGWSLRTVALHWSVSLETPTSAWHYAYSFEVSGTSYGISHFILETSPSFTNTEENFRNFVCSSPANLTFGWQESGSPGLPEPLIGIRIEPLNSPMVLTWSFDSNKQPVWGDFYAKDGLGMDPAVANYAFNVGFGSPDYDPSIEVYEPQSVSGSSPEVLRTHILRPDTEPGPLVTIPEPLSMAFLGSALAGVVGWRVRSRRKEDRNLA, from the coding sequence ATGAAACCCATTCTGGTCTTACTTGGCCTGTTCAGTGCCATCTGCCTCACCGCGCCACATGCTGTGGGCGACCCGTTCCTTCTCTACGAGGGGACGCTGACGTACACCCCGCCGCTCGATGGCTCCGACACCATTGAGAGCCGCGGTCTGAAGGTCGGGACAAAGAACAACCCGTCCGATGGCTGGTCGCTGCGCACGGTGGCGCTGCACTGGTCGGTCAGCCTGGAGACGCCGACCTCAGCATGGCACTATGCCTACTCGTTCGAGGTCTCGGGGACTTCGTACGGCATCAGCCATTTCATCCTCGAGACGTCTCCGTCGTTCACGAACACCGAGGAGAACTTCAGGAACTTCGTGTGTAGTTCGCCCGCGAACTTGACGTTCGGGTGGCAGGAGTCGGGTTCGCCGGGGCTGCCCGAGCCCCTCATCGGCATCCGCATCGAGCCCCTGAACAGCCCCATGGTCCTGACCTGGTCGTTCGACAGCAACAAGCAGCCTGTCTGGGGCGACTTCTACGCGAAAGACGGCCTCGGCATGGACCCTGCCGTTGCGAACTACGCCTTCAACGTCGGATTCGGCTCTCCGGACTATGATCCGAGCATAGAGGTCTATGAGCCCCAGAGCGTCTCCGGCAGCAGTCCTGAGGTTCTCAGAACCCACATCCTGCGGCCTGACACCGAGCCAGGCCCGCTCGTGACGATCCCAGAGCCGCTCTCGATGGCTTTCCTCGGCAGCGCGCTGGCCGGCGTCGTCGGCTGGCGCGTCCGAAGCCGCCGAAAGGAGGACCGCAACCTGGCTTGA
- a CDS encoding glycosyltransferase family 2 protein → MSKPRLSIVVPIKDEEDNVVPLVEACRAGLGELYPQCELILVDDGSTDASLARIQEVARQDPVVRWISFERNCSQSAALDAGFKAARADFMAMIDGDLQNDPGDLPKMLEMAESGECDCVCGIRQKRQDSWVRRISSKIGNGARNWLTHEKIKDVGCSIRVMRREQLVRVKMFRGMHRFLPTLLRLEGARIKEIPVRHHPRTRGRAKYGVWNRLWAGLRDIFAVRWMQSRHVGYKIKSQSD, encoded by the coding sequence ATGAGCAAGCCGCGTCTCTCCATCGTCGTGCCGATCAAGGATGAAGAGGACAACGTGGTCCCCCTCGTGGAGGCCTGCCGCGCCGGCCTGGGCGAGCTGTATCCGCAGTGCGAGCTGATCCTGGTGGACGACGGCTCGACCGATGCCTCGCTGGCCCGCATCCAGGAGGTGGCGAGGCAGGACCCCGTGGTGCGCTGGATCTCGTTCGAGCGGAATTGCAGCCAGAGCGCGGCCCTGGATGCCGGCTTCAAGGCGGCCCGCGCCGACTTCATGGCGATGATTGACGGCGACCTCCAGAACGACCCCGGCGATCTGCCGAAGATGCTGGAGATGGCCGAGAGCGGCGAGTGCGACTGCGTGTGCGGCATCCGCCAGAAGCGGCAGGATTCGTGGGTGCGCAGGATTTCGTCGAAGATTGGCAACGGCGCGCGCAACTGGCTCACCCACGAGAAGATCAAGGACGTGGGCTGCTCAATTCGCGTGATGCGGCGCGAGCAGCTTGTGCGGGTGAAGATGTTCCGCGGCATGCACCGCTTCCTGCCCACGCTCCTGCGGCTCGAGGGGGCCCGCATCAAGGAAATCCCCGTCCGCCACCACCCGCGCACCCGCGGCAGGGCCAAGTACGGCGTCTGGAACCGCCTGTGGGCCGGCCTGCGCGACATCTTCGCCGTGCGCTGGATGCAATCGCGGCACGTGGGATACAAGATCAAGTCGCAGAGCGACTGA
- a CDS encoding lipid-A-disaccharide synthase N-terminal domain-containing protein, which produces MNWVLVTWIAVGLVGQALFTARFIVQWLASEKRGESVVPTSFWYFSIGGSLLVLSYALWRLDPVFILAYGFNSIVYVRNLMLIHRKRQAAMGG; this is translated from the coding sequence GTGAATTGGGTGCTCGTGACGTGGATCGCCGTGGGCCTCGTCGGGCAGGCCCTCTTCACGGCGCGGTTCATCGTGCAGTGGCTCGCCTCCGAGAAGCGCGGCGAAAGCGTCGTGCCCACGTCGTTCTGGTACTTCAGCATCGGCGGGTCGCTGCTCGTGCTCAGCTATGCGCTGTGGCGGCTCGACCCCGTGTTCATCCTGGCCTATGGCTTCAACTCCATCGTCTACGTGCGGAACCTGATGCTGATCCATCGCAAGCGCCAGGCCGCCATGGGCGGTTAG
- a CDS encoding PGPGW domain-containing protein, whose product MVKKLACRALRIAGGVLLVLLGIIGCFLPIIQGLLLIALGLWVLSHDIPAAARLRQWAGERVRLERAKLAERRAKRLAAREARQTQRRVK is encoded by the coding sequence ATGGTGAAGAAGCTGGCGTGCCGGGCGCTGAGGATCGCGGGGGGCGTGCTGCTGGTCCTGCTGGGCATCATCGGGTGCTTCCTGCCCATCATCCAGGGGTTGTTGCTCATCGCGCTGGGTCTGTGGGTGTTGAGCCACGACATCCCCGCCGCCGCGCGCCTGCGCCAGTGGGCCGGCGAGCGCGTGCGCCTCGAGCGCGCCAAGCTGGCCGAGCGGCGCGCGAAGCGTCTGGCTGCCCGCGAGGCCCGCCAAACCCAGCGGCGTGTGAAGTGA